Proteins encoded by one window of Lepeophtheirus salmonis chromosome 10, UVic_Lsal_1.4, whole genome shotgun sequence:
- the LOC121125459 gene encoding E3 ubiquitin-protein ligase UBR2: MIGRGENHEETMESEEEDDIRECGFLKEPKDCLNYLNLKLKRGCVQCEDFREIWSRHVSKYMSPGPEMDYLSPQAHFDEEAIREMLLYPLSQFICQSDPEEVLEKLSSLSDPPSTCGKRFRMGEAAYTCCDCGIDHSCVLCVECFQKSEHRFHKYKMGTSNGGGYCDCGDTQAWTAEPYCETHALGASYNNVDPLQHLPSHLQPIISQTFMCILKYAHDILTLDTYLSDNLLFKKKPNDLYTVVVYNDEIHGFDDVINTLPRAVECDRPTAVGLVTIIDREGRALVKSASFQDCSDVKKTIERITSRRESRPLKVIIMPNQTVAHQTFALRLLDWVQDILSYSDAFKAIFASVILKKEGNKPSLAESFFRHDTILWKQARSKVHHLLLSGMLYNDEIKCSFARLFTRCYGMMMKDFINDDLDHSFSITSLTIQLFSIPSLAHRLIGEDDVFANVLQTFISECEQKRNHRGKIEFPRGSMPNSFLRSHFILQDVKYLLTTPPDTWNDNLRKGFLHGLDNLLKVLSWMQGMDSQVRQTTRHVEFELRWDSAFHLQMKLNLIISSLYSWAESDRIVFIKTVRLVFKTLYGLQQHAQLPDPIVQKTILDQTFDVIDYQVSTRPISIHFPVTRVLAGLSLSMQKYDLDYDTSFFQIDARPDPLTLIELPVRTVALIAQVQAGMWRLNGDSVADQLRTYHLPNCCGEMFDKDIIMLQWGASLLYPDHFIVNLVSKYQLINWASPNFNFSEDDSIHQIITLVEDLFITLIFILGERYKPGVGEITKEKALEREIIQLLCVGPMSFSAIMKSLPDGHHREVAAEKIIKSIATFKKPTLVTGKGYFELKPEYFSEYNVFYYHYTREEHSKSEEAQRKRKSNNGEPECNPPPRPPPFTKFFSKAAGVLRSRLLIYLMALILKRADNLKSRCFSENQVHRVLHLIGICLYEQERYSKSSDVPMAEYFTVKASEFNLFGLMETLIGNQRISSHKDLLNWTIKLWKKIEGSEECTNSESDAKTERVNSEDESKRKRAEMAKARRMKLMEQMKSAQVKFMKDNVDLLQNTVNATVSVKDESSLVVEDSTPPTATMCCLGPSKSPSTYDENSFTCILCQEEEVSFNEDAPLVMAALVQKSTVLWKRRKPRLNSDNNHFVNDKQQDKFKGFPLLTSDLACAPHVSSCGHIMHASCWQKYHNDIVTQERLRSRMRNLRGFDVEKGEFICPLCRCINNTVIPIAPQSYLLGTEHPDTVELDFSSWIQALKITLKYKKELEGEDKGGFSFKIYYTCPMDQVLQEMPTDYATNFAHFFCDERDPKLMKIHSSTISEMANLFSQFTSSTMSLDSSSDQFDERKPLMVWLSCAYTIHSSVWSLLDQGKSIFGSMSSRLGDCLKSLVCFGGIIGSSPGLTKVVRSHTLKILTILLESWNPENYCILELDAFGILVSLSYALPSLFRENDSPPLPSANAQDLNVLKLMFIFHTVQIFLTTDRFSPPSSPSTVDNNVQGSLIKFLRNIRETVGFVSNADGLEGLSEESVLYDLKIASLPFLRCSALFYHNLSCVPAPTELKDNLDPISEFDGLSKYLGLPSDLCELFNSQNTLSLAVQWASHPGVKDYLSSTSNIHPLTYPIQINHLVDLPSDYSEFINAVSSFKCPKSLCEESRYPAMCLICGTVLCSQSYCCQTNIDGIRVGACNAHAQKCSAGFGIFLRVRECKVIIISGMSRGCIIDPPYVDQYGETDMGFRRRNPLSLCPRRYKEVNKIWLNHGIPEEISYSLETSHNFYEHPWQDL, from the exons ATGATAGGACGAGGCGAGAACCACGAGGAAACGATGGAATCGGAAGAAGAGGATGACATTCGAGAATGTGGATTCCTTAAAGAGCCAAAGGATTGCTTGAATTACTtgaatttaaagttaaaaagg GGCTGTGTTCAATGCGAGGATTTCCGTGAAATATGGAGTCGCCACGTGTCAAAGTATATGAGTCCTGGTCCTGAAATGGACTATCTGTCCCCTCAGGCCCATTTCGACGAAGAGGCCATTCGTGAAATGCTTTTGTATCCCCTGAGCCAATTTATTTGCCAAAGTGATCCGGAAGAAGTATTGGAGAAGCTTTCGTCTCTGAGTGATCCTCCGTCCACCTGTGGAAAGCGATTTCGAATGGGAGAGGCAGCCTACACATGCTGCGATTGTGGGATTGATCACTCCTGTGTCCTTTGTGTAGAATGTTTCCAGAAAAGTGAGCATCGCTTTCACAAGTACAAAATGGGGACGTCGAATGGGGGTGGTTATTGTGATTGTGGAGACACACAGGCCTGGACTGCAGAGCCTTATTGTGAAACGCATGCCTTGGGTGCATCCTATAACAACGTAGATCCACTCCAACACCTGCCATCCCATCTTCAGCCCAttatttctcaaacttttatgTGTATTCTGAAATATGCTCACGACATCCTTACACTGGATACGTATCTCTCGGataatcttttattcaaaaagaaaccaaaCGATTTGTATACCGTTGTTGTTTACAATGATGAAATACACGGATTTGACGATGTCATCAATACACTACCACGGGCTGTGGAATGTGATCGTCCTACAGCTGTGGGCCTTGTTACAATTATTGATAGAGAAGGACGGGCCTTAGTCAAGTCTGCCTCGTTTCAAGACTGCTCAGATGTGAAGAAAACAATTGAACGCATTACTTCCCGAAGAGAAAGTAGACCCTTAAAGGTTATCATCATGCCAAATCAAACAGTTGCACACCAGACATTTGCTTTAAGACTTTTAGATTGGGTTCAGGATATTCTGAGTTATTCTGATGCATTCAAAGCCATTTTCGCATCCGTTATACTTAAAAAGGAAGGGAATAAGCCCTCTCTGGCAGAGTCTTTTTTTCGCCATGATACTATTTTGTGGAAGCAAGCACGATCCAAAGTTCATCACTTACTCCTATCTGGCATGCTGTATAACGATGAAATAAAGTGTTCCTTCGCAAGATTGTTTACTCGATGCTATGGCATGATGATGAAGGACTTTATTAACGATGACCTAGATCACTCATTCTCAATTACATCCTTaacaattcaattattttcaataccTAGCCTAGCACATAGACTCATTGGTGAGGATGATGTCTTTGCAAATGTTCTTCAAACTTTTATCTCAGAATGTGAACAAAAGAGAAATCATAgaggaaaaattgaatttccgCGAGGTTCAATgccaaatagttttttgagaTCTCATTTCATTTTACAAGACGTTAAATATTTGCTCACCACTCCTCCAGATACTTGGAATGACAATCTTCGCAAAGGGTTCCTTCATGGACTAGACAATTTACTCAAAGTTCTATCTTGGATGCAAGGCATGGATTCCCAAGTTCGTCAAACAACTCGACATGTTGAGTTTGAACTGCGATGGGACTCTGCCTTTCATCTACAAATGAAATTGAATCTTATTATAAGCTCACTATATTCTTGGGCTGAAAGTGATCGCATTGTGTTTATAAAAACTGTACGCCTTGTTTTTAAGACTCTCTATGGACTTCAACAGCATGCACAATTACCCGATCCTATTGTGCAAAAAACTATATTAGATCAAACATTTGATGTAATTGATTATCAAGTGAGCACTCGACCAATTAGTATTCACTTCCCTGTTACTCGAGTACTAGCCGGACTCTCTTTATCAATGCAGAAATATGATTTAGATTATGATACTAGCTTTTTTCAAATCGATGCGCGTCCAGACCCATTGACATTGATTGAGCTTCCTGTAAGGACTGTAGCACTCATTGCTCAAGTTCAAGCTGGAATGTGGCGCTTAAATGGTGACTCCGTTGCGGATCAGCTACGTACTTATCATTTACCTAATTGTTGTGGGGAAATGTTTGACAAAGATATCATCATGCTACAATGGGGTGCCTCTCTTCTTTATCCGGATCATTTTATTGTTAACCTTGTTAGTAAGTATCAGCTCATCAATTGGGCAAgtcctaattttaatttctctGAAGACGATAGTATTCATCAAATCATTACATTGGTTGAAGAtttgtttattactttaatattcattttgggAGAGAGATATAAGCCTGGTGTAGGAGAAATTACCAAGGAAAAGGCTCTTGAAAGAGAAATCATTCAATTACTCTGTGTTGGACCCATGTCGTTCTCAGCTATTATGAAATCACTACCTGATGGACATCATCGGGAAGTCGCAGCTGAAAAGATCATTAAATCTATTGCAACTTTCAAAAAACCTACCTTAGTTACTGGGAAAGGCTACTTTGAGTTAAAACCCGAGTATTTCTCTGAGTATAACgtcttttattatcattatactcGGGAAGAACATTCCAAGTCTGAAGAAGCTCAAAGGAAGCGGAAAAGTAACAATGGGGAACCAGAGTGCAATCCACCTCCCAGACCTCCTCCTTTTACTAAGTTTTTCTCCAAGGCTGCCGGTGTTCTACGGTCACGTTTGCTTATATATCTCATGGCACTTATTCTTAAAAGGGCTGATAACCTCAAGTCAAGATGTTTTTCGGAAAATCAAGTTCACCGAGTTTTACATCTAATAGGTATATGTTTATATGAGCAAGAAAGATATTCTAAGTCCAGTGATGTTCCTATGGCCGAGTACTTTACTGTAAAAGCCTcggaatttaatttatttgggcTCATGGAAACATTGATTGGTAATCAACGAATTTCAAGTCATAAAGATCTTCTGAATTGGACGATCAAACTTTGGAAAAAGATTGAAGGATCGGAGGAGTGTACGAATTCAGAGTCTGATGCAAAAACAGAGAGGGTGAATAGTGAAGATGAGTCCAAACGTAAACGTGCAGAAATGGCAAAAGCTAGGCGGATGAAGCTAATGGAACAGATGAAATCCGCTCAGGTCAAGTTTATGAAGGATAATGTggatttattacaaaatacagTTAATGCCACTGTTAGTGTAAAGGATGAATCATCGTTGGTTGTAGAGGACTCCACTCCCCCAACTGCGACAATGTGCTGTCTTGGTCCTTCAAAATCCCCATCAACATATGATGAGAATTCATTTACTTGTATTCTTTgtcaagaagaagaagtttcGTTCAATGAGGATGCACCCCTAGTTATGGCAGCCCTCGTTCAAAAGTCAACAGTCCTCTGGAAAAGAAGGAAGCCTAGACTTAACTCTGACAATAATCACTTCGTCAACGACAAGCAACAGGATAAATTTAAAGGTTTTCCACTTCTTACGTCAGATTTAGCTTGTGCTCCACATGTTTCAAGTTGTGGGCATATCATGCATGCTTCTTGTTGGCAAAAATATCACAATGACATTGTCACTCAGGAGCGATTACGTAGCAGAATGCGCAATCTTCGAGGTTTCGATGTCGAAAAAGGAGAATTTATCTGTCCTCTTTGTCGGTGTATTAACAATACAGTCATACCTATTGCACCCCAGTCATACTTACTTGGTACGGAACATCCAGATACAGTAGAACTGGATTTTAGTTCTTGGATCCAAGCTCTTAAAATCactctaaaatacaaaaaagaactTGAGGGTGAAGACAAGGGGggattttcattcaaaatatactaCACGTGTCCAATGGATCAAGTTCTTCAAGAAATGCCGACGGACTATGCGACTAATTTTGCACATTTCTTTTGTGACGAAAGAGATCCCAAATTAATGAAGATACACTCATCTACCATAAGTGAAATGGCAAATCTATTTTCTCAATTTACTAGTTCTACTATGTCGTTAGATTCATCCTCTGATCAGTTTGACGAACGCAAACCCTTAATGGTCTGGTTGTCATGTGCTTATACTATTCACTCTTCTGTCTGGTCCCTTCTTGATCAAGGTAAATCTATTTTTGGATCCATGAGCTCAAGACTTGGCGACTGTTTAAAGTCATTAGTTTGCTTTGGGGGTATAATTGGATCATCTCCTGGACTCACTAAGGTGGTTCGTAGTCACACATTGAAGATTTTAACAATTCTTTTGGAGAGTTGGAATCCTGAAAATTACTGTATTCTGGAGCTGGATGCATTTGGAATTCTCGTGTCATTAAGCTATGCACTCCCTAGTTTGTTTAGGGAAAATGACTCACCCCCTTTACCATCTGCAAATGCTCAAGACTTGAATGTACTTAAGCTTATGTTCATTTTTCATACTGTTCAAATATTTCTCACGACTGACAGATTCTCGCCTCCTTCTTCTCCCTCTACTGTTGATAATAATGTACAAGGATCTCTGATCAAGTTTTTAAGAAACATAAGAGAAACTGTTGGGTTTGTATCTAATGCGGATGGTCTTGAAGGCCTTAGTGAAGAAAGTGTTCTTTATGACTTGAAAATTGCATCCCTTCCCTTCTTACGATGCTCAGCCTTATTCTATCATAACTTGTCATGTGTTCCTGCTCCTACTGAGCTTAAGGACAATTTAGATCCTATTTCAGAATTTGATGGACTCTCAAAGTATCTAGGCTTACCCTCTGATCTTTGTGAGCTGTTTAATTCTCAGAATACTCTTTCTTTGGCTGTGCAATGGGCTAGTCATCCAGGAGTTAAGGACTACTTGTCCTCAACTTCAAATATTCATCCTCTTACTTATCCCATTCAAATTAATCATCTAGTAGATTTACCTTCAGACTATAGCGAATTTATTAACGCTGTTTCATCATTCAAATGTCCAAAGTCATTATGTGAGGAATCACGTTATCCAGCAATGTGTCTCATATGTGGAACGGTCCTCTGTTCTCAATCTTACTGTTGTCAGACTAATATCGACGGAATTCGGGTTGGAGCCTGCAATGCTCACGCACAAAAGTGCTCTGCTGGCTTTGGCATCTTTCTTCGTGTCCGCGAGTGCAAGGTTATTATCATTTCTGGTATGTCAAGAGGATGCATCATTGATCCACCTTATGTAGATCAATATGGAGAAACAGACATGGGATTTCGAAGGAGGAATCCCCTATCACTTTGTCCTCGGAGATATAAAGAAGTCAACAAAATATGGCTAAATCACGGTATTCCAGAAGAAATTTCATACAGTTTGGAAACGTCTCATAATTTCTATGAGCACCCATGGCAagacttgtaa